The Sphingomonas sinipercae genome contains a region encoding:
- a CDS encoding Flp family type IVb pilin — protein MSAVRQKLRALPADESGATAIEYGLIAALIVIAMIGALSSLGGGTTGGWTKLSQTVTNASSS, from the coding sequence GTGAGCGCTGTCCGTCAAAAGTTGCGCGCGTTGCCGGCCGATGAATCGGGCGCGACCGCGATCGAATATGGGCTGATCGCAGCGTTGATCGTCATCGCCATGATCGGGGCGCTGTCGTCGCTCGGCGGCGGCACGACCGGCGGCTGGACCAAGCTCAGCCAGACGGTGACCAACGCCTCTTCCAGCTAA
- a CDS encoding class I SAM-dependent methyltransferase: MPQLFDVDLRRLRRDRAARVGPALFAHRRAFDDILERLADIRRDFATAVLLGTPDPGWPARLQSLGLDVRAFEPGALFAAAAGATHVEEMQAPIAAGSIDLCIAAGTLDTIDELPIMLALIRGWLKPDGLLIGAMAGGDTLPQLRSAMRAADAVEGSATPHVHPRIAAASLAGLLADAGFAMPVVDVDRVRVSYRTLGALVADLRAMAAGSILAQRPRAGLSRAAYAAAEAQFQSAGADGKTVETFEILHFAGWAPQHG, translated from the coding sequence GTGCCCCAGTTGTTCGACGTCGATCTTCGCCGGCTGAGGCGCGACCGCGCGGCGCGCGTCGGCCCTGCCCTGTTCGCCCATCGGCGGGCGTTCGACGATATCCTGGAGCGGCTCGCGGACATTCGCCGGGATTTCGCCACTGCAGTGCTGCTCGGGACACCGGACCCCGGCTGGCCCGCCCGGCTGCAAAGCCTCGGCCTCGACGTCCGGGCCTTCGAACCGGGAGCGCTCTTCGCGGCTGCGGCCGGCGCCACCCATGTCGAGGAAATGCAGGCCCCGATCGCGGCGGGAAGCATCGACTTGTGCATCGCCGCGGGGACCCTCGACACCATCGATGAACTGCCGATCATGCTGGCATTGATCCGGGGTTGGCTGAAGCCCGACGGACTGCTGATCGGCGCAATGGCCGGCGGCGATACCTTGCCCCAGCTTCGCTCAGCAATGCGCGCCGCCGACGCGGTGGAGGGAAGCGCCACGCCGCATGTGCATCCGCGGATCGCCGCAGCGTCGCTGGCGGGGCTGCTTGCCGACGCCGGCTTCGCCATGCCGGTGGTGGATGTCGACCGGGTCAGGGTCAGTTATCGCACGCTCGGCGCCCTGGTCGCGGATTTGCGCGCAATGGCCGCGGGCAGCATCCTCGCCCAGCGCCCGCGCGCCGGCCTTTCCCGCGCCGCTTATGCCGCGGCCGAAGCCCAGTTCCAAAGCGCGGGCGCGGACGGAAAGACGGTCGAGACCTTCGAAATCCTCCACTTCGCCGGATGGGCGCCGCAACACGGATGA
- a CDS encoding ComF family protein has translation MPLREAAGRLVRFMVDFALPPRCAGCGAIVDDVDSFCPACWGSIEFLGNGGCTTCGLPLEATDAQTCGKCLARPPRIDRTRAAVAYGEISRSIALKLKYGRKVALARTMARYMTPVLGELPAGSLLVPVPLHRARIWRRGFNQAAIVAGELSRRCGAEARSDVLRRVKATPPLKGLSLSQRRRTVAGAFKVAATADLQGRTVVLVDDVLTTGSTADACARALKRAGAGRVELVSWARVIRPSQLDV, from the coding sequence ATGCCATTGCGCGAGGCTGCCGGACGACTTGTCCGCTTCATGGTCGACTTTGCGTTGCCGCCGCGTTGCGCGGGCTGCGGCGCGATCGTCGACGACGTGGACAGCTTTTGCCCCGCCTGCTGGGGCAGCATCGAATTCCTCGGCAACGGCGGCTGCACGACGTGCGGGCTGCCGCTGGAAGCGACCGACGCGCAGACCTGCGGCAAGTGCCTTGCCAGGCCGCCGCGCATCGACCGCACCCGCGCCGCCGTCGCTTATGGCGAAATCAGCCGCTCGATTGCGCTCAAGCTGAAATATGGGCGCAAGGTCGCGCTGGCGCGGACGATGGCGCGATACATGACGCCGGTGCTCGGCGAATTGCCGGCGGGCAGCTTGCTGGTCCCGGTCCCGCTTCACCGGGCGCGAATATGGCGCCGGGGGTTCAACCAGGCGGCCATCGTCGCCGGCGAATTGTCGCGCCGGTGCGGGGCGGAAGCGCGGTCGGACGTGCTCCGCCGGGTCAAGGCGACCCCGCCGCTGAAGGGGCTAAGCCTTAGCCAGCGGCGCCGAACGGTGGCCGGTGCGTTCAAGGTCGCGGCGACGGCCGACCTGCAAGGGCGCACCGTGGTGCTGGTCGACGACGTGCTGACCACCGGAAGCACCGCCGATGCTTGTGCCCGGGCGCTGAAGCGGGCAGGTGCTGGGCGCGTGGAGCTGGTCAGCTGGGCGCGGGTGATCCGGCCGTCGCAGCTGGATGTTTGA